The window TGCAGGGCAAAGAGTTGGGCAACATCTTCCCGGGTGCTTAAGCCGATGATCAGGCTGTTATCTGCCAAACTCATTTTAAGGTCATTGGAAATACAGTTGGCAATTTCCGCATCGGTAAACCTGGCCCCGGAGGGAATGGTATTTGGCTCACAATTTGTTTTGTCAGCAGGCGCCGGAGGCAGTTCAGCCCCGTTTTCCCTGAGCAGGTTTTCCATTGACTTGATTTCCGGCTCGATGATGTTTTGTGTTATGTCCTGGATAAACTTTTTTAGTTCTTTGCCTTCTGTGTGATTACTGAGCAGCTGGTACTTTACACGGCACCCCTTAGCCTTTAATAAATGGCTCCAGATATGGAAAACCTCACCGTAGTTGAGTGGTTCGCTATTCTGATTTCTAGACAATATGCCCATTATAAGACTCCTTTTAAATGTTTATTTATTATATTGCTTAAGAGGATGGTCAATAGCAAGGGGAAGAATTTACTTATGATCGAATTGTCGTCTACTTAAGTCCCTTCCTGACTTTAAACAAGTTCCAAGATATTGATGTGCTTGTCTCTAAATTTGGTTTGCTTTTAAATAAGTCTTCTTTCACCTGTAATTTTCTAAATATA of the Dehalobacter sp. genome contains:
- a CDS encoding DUF3231 family protein, encoding MGILSRNQNSEPLNYGEVFHIWSHLLKAKGCRVKYQLLSNHTEGKELKKFIQDITQNIIEPEIKSMENLLRENGAELPPAPADKTNCEPNTIPSGARFTDAEIANCISNDLKMSLADNSLIIGLSTREDVAQLFALHHTQLVQYGGKMLKLMKNKGWLVLPPLNKNDV